The Rosa rugosa chromosome 3, drRosRugo1.1, whole genome shotgun sequence sequence AACCAGTAAGGTTCTTGAGCATGTTAAGCTCCACCAAGGCCGCCACATTGGTTTTCAACACCTTACTCACTATGTCTCCCTTGATCACAGCCTCACACACCACAGATTTGCCACGGCCTTCGATCCAGTTGACAGCAGCAGGCTTCTTGTCTGAGCAGTAGTTACCAGAGATGCCAATTACATCCATGTCAGGGAAGTCATTCTGAAGGAAGTCGAGGACATTTTGAACACCTTTGGAGACCATGTTCATCCCCATAGCATCGCCGGTGCTGCAGCAGAATCTCATGTACAGGTTCTTCCCAGCAACTGCACACTTCACagtttgaagtctaccaaatCTGCTTGATTTGTTGAAGACCATGGAAATGGTTTCGTAATTGGCAGGGTCTTCCATGAAAAACTTCAATTCAGCAGCTCTTTTAGCAGAGTTGAATCTCACAACAGGTGCTCTGGTCATTCCATCTTTCAATAGCACACTGGTAGCTCCACCAGACAAGTTAATAGCCTTGCAACCACGGTTGGTACTAGCCACCAAGCAACCTTCAGTTGTGGCCATGGGGACAGAGAACTCTTTTCCATCAAGCATAAGAGGCCCAGCAATCCCAACAGGAATGGTGATATACCCAACTGGCATTTCACAGCATTGACCCAAAATGGACTCATAATCGAATCCCTCTAAAGGCAAACCCTCCAAAGACTTGCCTGTAACTCTCTGCAAAGCCTCACGCCTAATAGAAGCTGCTCTCTTGCAATCACCGAGCTTTGACTCAAGTGAGTATGAAGGAATGGTTCCGGCAACCACGGCCTTGATAATCTCTTCGTCTTCTGCAGTCGGTGGTGGAATCTCGATCGCTGGCTTTTCATAAGACACCTTCTGGGTAACTTTAGGTGAAGCAATTGGAGCAATTTTGGGAATTGAACAATCAAGGGCCTGGCCGCAAGGAACTTTACGAGCATCCTCCTTGAGAATAATCTCTTCCTCGTCATCGTCGGCGGCCCAGATGTCACTACTGGGCTGGAGAAAGAGGGACTGAACAAAATCGATGCCGAAGAAGCCGAGGAGATAGATGAAGGAGGCTACAAGAGCAAGGATGGCAACAATCTCAGAGAGATGAATCATGTGGAGAGGAGTGTTGGTACGGATCTTCTCGCGCCAGCTAGTGAGCAAGAAGTAGACAACGGAGAAGAAGAGGGTGAAAAACACAGCGTTGGTTATGTAGAGAGGGAGAGACATGGCG is a genomic window containing:
- the LOC133736344 gene encoding 3-hydroxy-3-methylglutaryl-coenzyme A reductase 1-like; its protein translation is MEHGGKPMKMKVKFVDDQVPKASASDAMSLPLYITNAVFFTLFFSVVYFLLTSWREKIRTNTPLHMIHLSEIVAILALVASFIYLLGFFGIDFVQSLFLQPSSDIWAADDDEEEIILKEDARKVPCGQALDCSIPKIAPIASPKVTQKVSYEKPAIEIPPPTAEDEEIIKAVVAGTIPSYSLESKLGDCKRAASIRREALQRVTGKSLEGLPLEGFDYESILGQCCEMPVGYITIPVGIAGPLMLDGKEFSVPMATTEGCLVASTNRGCKAINLSGGATSVLLKDGMTRAPVVRFNSAKRAAELKFFMEDPANYETISMVFNKSSRFGRLQTVKCAVAGKNLYMRFCCSTGDAMGMNMVSKGVQNVLDFLQNDFPDMDVIGISGNYCSDKKPAAVNWIEGRGKSVVCEAVIKGDIVSKVLKTNVAALVELNMLKNLTGSAVAGALGGFNAHASNIVSAVYLATGQDPAQNIESSHCITMMEAINDGKDLHVSVTMPSIEVGTVGGGTQLASQSACLNMLGVKGANREAPGSNARQLASVVAGSVLAGELSLMSAIAAGQLVKSHMKYNRSNKDVTAVASA